In [Leptolyngbya] sp. PCC 7376, a genomic segment contains:
- a CDS encoding ATP-dependent Clp protease proteolytic subunit, whose amino-acid sequence MNSPIQAVQAPYRGGGGGNYRTPPPDLPSLLLKERIVYLGLPLVSPDEYKDQIGVDVTELIIAQLLFLQFDDPDKPIFMYINSTGTSWYGGDSIGFETEAFAICDTLNYITPPVHTICLGQAMGTAAMILAAGTKGCRASLPHSTIILHQARQGAQGQASDIQIRAKEVIDNKRTIMDMMSKYTGQTIDKLEKDTDRMFYMTPEQALEYGIIDKVLESSQDLPTPVPTLS is encoded by the coding sequence ATGAACTCACCGATTCAGGCTGTCCAAGCACCTTACAGAGGTGGCGGTGGCGGAAATTACCGCACCCCTCCCCCAGACCTCCCCTCCTTACTTCTCAAAGAGCGTATTGTCTACCTTGGTTTGCCACTTGTTTCCCCAGACGAATACAAAGACCAAATCGGTGTTGACGTTACAGAACTAATCATCGCCCAATTGCTTTTCTTGCAGTTCGATGATCCTGATAAGCCCATTTTTATGTACATCAACTCTACCGGAACCTCTTGGTACGGCGGTGATTCCATTGGCTTTGAAACAGAAGCCTTCGCTATTTGTGACACCCTAAACTACATCACCCCTCCGGTACATACTATTTGTCTTGGGCAAGCAATGGGAACCGCTGCAATGATTTTGGCCGCAGGTACAAAAGGTTGTCGTGCGAGTCTACCCCACTCAACGATCATTCTTCACCAAGCCCGCCAAGGTGCCCAAGGACAGGCATCCGATATCCAAATCCGTGCAAAGGAAGTCATCGACAACAAGCGCACCATTATGGACATGATGTCTAAATACACAGGACAGACCATCGACAAACTTGAAAAAGATACTGATCGGATGTTCTATATGACACCGGAACAAGCTCTCGAATACGGCATTATCGACAAAGTACTCGAAAGCTCTCAAGATCTCCCTACTCCTGTACCAACCCTGTCTTAA
- a CDS encoding ATP-dependent Clp protease proteolytic subunit gives MPIGVPKVPYQMPGQPYSDWINIYDRLYRERIIFLGRGVNDALANQIIAIMLYLDSEDPSKPIYLYINSPGGSVTAGLAIYDTMKHIKSEVVTICVGLAASMGAFLLSAGTKGKRLALPHARIMIHQPLGGTQGRRQATDIEIEAKEILRIKQQLNELMADHSGQTVEQIEKDTDRDNFMSAQEALEYGLIDKVIEERPA, from the coding sequence ATGCCTATCGGTGTCCCCAAAGTTCCGTACCAAATGCCCGGTCAACCCTATTCTGACTGGATCAATATTTATGATCGTCTCTACCGTGAGCGCATCATTTTCCTCGGTCGCGGTGTGAACGATGCCTTGGCAAACCAAATTATTGCCATCATGCTCTATCTCGACTCCGAGGACCCCAGCAAGCCAATCTATCTCTACATCAACTCCCCCGGTGGTTCTGTGACTGCGGGCTTAGCGATCTATGACACGATGAAACACATCAAGTCTGAGGTTGTCACTATCTGTGTTGGTCTTGCCGCTTCAATGGGTGCTTTCTTGCTCTCCGCAGGTACAAAAGGTAAGCGTTTGGCTCTTCCTCACGCACGCATCATGATTCACCAACCCCTTGGTGGCACTCAAGGTCGTCGTCAGGCTACTGATATCGAAATTGAGGCGAAAGAGATTCTTCGCATCAAGCAACAACTCAATGAGCTTATGGCTGACCATAGTGGTCAAACCGTTGAGCAAATTGAGAAAGATACTGACCGTGATAACTTCATGTCTGCTCAAGAGGCATTGGAGTATGGTCTGATCGATAAAGTTATCGAAGAACGTCCCGCATAA